The following are encoded in a window of Aythya fuligula isolate bAytFul2 chromosome 26, bAytFul2.pri, whole genome shotgun sequence genomic DNA:
- the REEP6 gene encoding receptor expression-enhancing protein 6 produces MGTVLQRLQRLLDRPGPLADLLGRLEARTGVRRLYLASGSVAFLGLYLVFGYGASLLCNLIGFVYPAYVSIKAIESSSKEDDTTWLTYWVVYGVFSVAEFFSDTFLYWFPFYYVGKCLFLVWCMAPVSWNGSQVLYHSVIRPCFLKHHQAVDSVLGDLSTKALDAASTVTREASRAAVKLARDAKSD; encoded by the exons ATGGGCACGGTGCTGCAGCGCCTCCAGCGCCTCCTCGACCGCCCCGGGCCCCTCGCAGACCTCTTGGGCCGCCTGGAGGCCCGCACCGGAGTCCGGCGGCTCTACCTGGCCTCAG GCTCCGTGGCGTTCCTGGGGCTGTACCTGGTGTTCGGTTACGGCGCCTCGCTGCTCTGCAACCTCATCGGCTTCGTCTACCCCGCCTACGTCTC CATCAAAGCCATCGAGAGCTCCAGCAAGGAGGACGACACCACGTGGCTGACCTACTGGGTGGTGTACGGCGTCTTCAGCGTAGCCGAGTTCTTCTCCGACACCTTCCTCTACTGGTTCCCCTTCTACTACGTCGGGAAG TGCCTGTTCCTGGTGTGGTGCATGGCCCCCGTGTCCTGGAACGGCTCGCAGGTGCTGTACCACAGCGTCATCCGGCCCTGCTTCCTCAAGCACCACCAGGCTGTGGACTCCGTGCTGGGCGACCTCAGCACCAAGGCGCTGGACGCGGCCTCCACCGTCACCCGAGAAG CCTCCAGGGCAGCCGTGAAGCTGGCGCGGGACGCGAAGAGCGACTGA
- the PCSK4 gene encoding proprotein convertase subtilisin/kexin type 4, whose product MAARPGLGLGLVLGLGLGSLLAAAEPRVYLGSWAVRVAAGHREAARLARRHGLLCLGQVLEGEPYYHFRHRGTRQKSLSRHWGWNLRLSREPKVLWFEQQTAKRRTKRSVSVVPTDPWFPKQWYMNNDINPDLNVLAAWSKGYTGLGVVLSILDDGIEKDHPDLSANYDPLASYDFNSNDPDPQPRYKAWDENRHGTRCAGEVAAVANNQICGAGVAYNAKIGGVRMLDGPIMDIVEAQSLGLRPQHIHIYSASWGPTDDGKTVDGPGVLAAEAFYRGVTKGRGGLGSVFIWASGNGGTNYDNCNCDGYANSIYTLSVGSVLASGRRPWYSEACSSTLTTTYSSSTRSELQIVTTDLRHRCTDKHAGTSASAPLAAGMVALALEANPALSWRDVQHLAVRASKPAHLQAEDWAVNGVGRKVSHHYGYGLLDAGLLVELAKAWAGTRPQRRCSVRALRAPRNIGSKLTVSVDASSCLGRTKRIRSLEHVQVQLSLSYSRRGDLVLALSSPMGTTSTLVTVRPYDTSQQGYKDWTFMSTHFWDEDPNGTWTLLLENKGDAYNTGVLSSFILHLHGTDEDMTARRFAAPPADECLKRDAQGACEECSSSLYAYQQRCLPYCPPRSYGRTRGAPSTSASRVCSSCHPSCYTCRGASANNCTACPPARVFHELSHSCPSLLGFSPEDGQHGDLLPVLVVCGVLILSAVLCATYRKVVQAGWPYR is encoded by the exons ATGGCGGCCAGGCCGGGCCTAGGCCTGGGCCTGgtgttggggttggggttggggtcgCTGCTGGCCGCCGCTGAGCCCCGCGTCTACCTGGGCAGCTGGGCCGTGAGGGTGGCAGCCGGGCACCGGGAGGCCGCCAGGCTGGCTCGCCGCCATGGGCTGCTCTGCCTCGGCCAg GTGCTGGAAGGAGAGCCCTACTACCACTTCAGGCACCGCGGCACCAGGCAAAAGTCCTTAAGCAGGCACTGGGGCTGGAACCTGCGCCTGAGCAGGGAGCCAAAG GTTCTCTGGTTTgagcagcaaacagcaaagaGGCGCACGAAGAGAAGCGTCAGCGTGGTGCCGACGGACCCCTGGTTCCCGAAGCAGTGGTACATG AATAATGACATCAACCCTGATCTAAACGTCCTGGCTGCCTGGAGCAAGGGCTACACCGGGCTGGGGGTTGTGCTGTCCATCCTGGATGATGGCATCGAGAAGGATCATCCCGACCTGTCTGCCAACTAC GATCCCCTCGCGAGTTACGACTTCAACAGCAACGACCCCGACCCCCAGCCCAGGTACAAGGCCTGGGACGAGAACCG GCACGGGACGCGCTGCGCAGGAGAGGTGGCGGCGGTAGCCAACAACCAGATCTGCGGCGCGGGCGTCGCGTACAACGCGAAAATTGGAG GCGTGCGGATGCTGGACGGTCCCATCATGGACATCGTGGAGGCTCAGTCCCTCGGCCTGCGCCCGCAGCACATCCACATCTACAGCGCCAGCTGGGGCCCCACAGACGATGGGAAGACCGTGGACGGGCCGGGCGTGCTGGCTGCAGAAGCCTTTTACAGAGGGGTGACAAAA GGGCGCGGGGGCCTTGGCTCCGTCTTCATCTGGGCCTCGGGCAACGGCGGCACCAACTACGACAACTGCAACTGCGACGGGTACGCCAACAGCATCTACACCCTGTCGGTGGGCAGCGTCTTGGCCAGCGGCCGGCGGCCCTGGTACAGCGAAGCTTGCTCCTCCACCCTCACCACCacctacagcagcagcaccaggagcgaGCTGCAGATC gTGACCACCGACCTGCGCCACCGCTGCACCGACAAGCACGCGGGCACCTCCGCCTCGGCCCCGCTGGCTGCAGGAATGGTCGCCCTCGCTCTGGAGGCCAA CCCGGCGCTGAGCTGGCGGGACGTGCAGCACCTGGCGGTCAGGGCCTCCAAACCTGCCCACCTGCAGGCAGAAGACTGGGCTGTGAACGGGGTCGGGCGCAAGG TGAGCCACCACTACGGCTACGGGCTGCTGGACGCTGggctgctggtggagctggCCAAGGCGTGGGCAGGGACCCGGCCCCAGCGGAGGTGCTCGGTCAGAGCTCTTCGTGCCCCCCG GAACATCGGCTCCAAGCTCACCGTGTCCGTGGACGCCTCCTCCTGCTTGGGGAGGACCAAACGCATCCGCTCGCTGGAGCACGTCCAGGTCCAGCTCTCCCTGAGCTACAGCCGCAGGGGGGACCTGGTGCTCGCCCTGAGCAGCCCCATGGGGACCACGTCCACGCTGGTGACCGTGCG cccGTACGACACCAGCCAGCAGGGCTACAAGGACTGGACCTTCATGTCCACGCACTTCTGGGATGAGGACCCCAACGGGACCTGGAcgctgctgctggagaacaaGGGCGATGCCTACAACACGG gcGTGCTGAGCAGCTTCATCCTGCACCTACACGGCACAGACGAGGACATGACAGCCAGGCGCTTCGCAGCACCCCCCGCGGACGAGTGCCTCAAGCGGGACGCGCAGGGGGCGTGCGAGG agtgcagcagctccctctACGCCTACCAGCAGCGGTGCCTGCCCTACTGCCCCCCGCGCTCCTACGGCCGGACCCGGGGAGCCCCCTCCACGAGCGCATCCCGGGTGTGCTCCAGCTGCCACCCCTCCTGCTACACGTGCCGGGGCGCCTCGGCCAACAACTGCACCGCCTGCCCCCCTGCCCGCGTCTTCCACGAGCTCTCCCACTCCTGCCCCTCTCTGCTGGGCTTCTCCCCTGAGGACGGGCAGCACGGGGACCTCCTCCCAGTCCTCGTGGTCTGCGGGGTTCTGATCCTCTCGGCCGTCCTCTGCGCCACGTACCGCAAGGTCGTGCAGGCTGGCTGGCCCTACAGGTAG
- the C26H19orf25 gene encoding UPF0449 protein C19orf25 homolog: MTSKAKRVLPTRPEPPTVEQVLADVGGTRPADPVLLLPAEPPRTPGGDHDGPAPGQEAAEEEERERLYRQSRGYVEMNRRLREARGQLAEKCEELRRAGAALERDMAEMRQKAF, encoded by the exons ATGACCTCCAAGGCCAAGCGGGTGCTGCCCACCCGCCCCGAGCCGCCCACCGTGGAGCAGGTCCTGGCCGACGTGGGGGGCACGCGCCCGGCCGACcccgtcctgctgctgcccgccgagcccccccggACCCCCGGCGGCGACCACGACGGCCCCGCGCCAG gGCAGGAGgcggcagaggaggaggagcgggagCGGCTGTACCGGCAGAGCCGCGGCTACGTGGAGATGAACCGGAGGCTGCGGGAGGCCCGCGGGCAGCTGGCGGAGAAGTGCGAGGAGCTGCGGCGGGCGGGCGCGGCGCTGGAGCGGGACATGGCCGAGATGAGGCAGAAAGCCTTCTGA